The Desulfurispora thermophila DSM 16022 genome contains a region encoding:
- the trmD gene encoding tRNA (guanosine(37)-N1)-methyltransferase TrmD codes for MLINILTLFPAMFSGPFDDSIIKRARLSGHLTINLVNIRDFSTNKHHTVDDTPYGGGAGMVMGPEPIFRAVEQVRRHASSPGRVIYMSPAGRVLTQPLVRQLAQEEHLIILCGHYEGIDERVREALVDEEISIGDYVLTGGELPAMVLVDAVARFVPGVLGKQDSAQEESFSDGLLEYPHYTRPRSFRGLEVPEVLLSGHHENIRLWRRRQSLLRTLAVRPELLREASLTAEDKKILRRICEDISGLL; via the coding sequence GTGCTGATTAATATTCTCACCCTGTTTCCGGCCATGTTCAGCGGCCCCTTTGACGACAGCATTATCAAGCGGGCCCGCTTGAGCGGCCATCTCACCATCAACCTGGTCAACATCCGCGACTTTTCCACCAACAAGCATCACACTGTGGACGATACGCCCTACGGCGGCGGTGCGGGCATGGTCATGGGGCCCGAGCCCATTTTCCGGGCCGTGGAGCAGGTACGCCGGCATGCCTCCTCGCCCGGCAGGGTGATCTACATGAGCCCGGCCGGGAGGGTACTCACCCAGCCTCTGGTGCGGCAGCTAGCGCAGGAAGAGCACCTGATCATCCTGTGCGGGCATTACGAAGGCATCGACGAGCGGGTGCGGGAGGCCCTGGTGGATGAGGAAATCTCCATCGGCGACTATGTGCTCACCGGGGGCGAACTGCCGGCCATGGTGCTGGTGGATGCCGTGGCCCGCTTTGTGCCCGGCGTGCTGGGCAAGCAGGATTCGGCGCAGGAGGAATCCTTCAGCGACGGCCTGCTGGAGTACCCCCACTACACCCGGCCCCGCTCCTTTCGGGGCCTGGAGGTGCCCGAAGTGCTTTTAAGCGGCCATCACGAAAACATCCGCCTCTGGCGGCGGCGGCAGTCGCTGCTGCGCACCCTGGCCGTACGGCCCGAACTGCTCCGGGAAGCCTCGCTCACCGCCGAGGATAAAAAA